One part of the Glycine max cultivar Williams 82 chromosome 14, Glycine_max_v4.0, whole genome shotgun sequence genome encodes these proteins:
- the LOC100784445 gene encoding uncharacterized protein, protein MVSFHKALAEIPITEVPPEFEAPPKKRKWEGETLTEEFFMHDPTDEKRKSIFDIELHLETPLPSHKLQQYLTIQSRQIHLCNTGMTMMKTQDFERNSDPKVPSLGQMSLDLELSLKKKEDGYDTDEKKNHGSTGSAFGERDLMIESSNKCKKDDSCVLTRSPPWWLSSEGDDHKEMITTVCMRCHMLVMLCKSSPACPNCKFMHPPDQNPSKFLKRKKVQPLLC, encoded by the exons ATGGTTTCCTTTCACAAAGCTTTGGCAGAGATCCCAATAACAGAAGTTCCACCAGAATTTGAAGCTCcaccaaagaagagaaagtggGAAGGGGAGACACTCACTGAAGAATTCTTCATGCATGATCCAACAGATGAGAAGAGAAAATCCATCTTTGATATAGAGCTACATCTTGAGACACCATTGCCTTCACATAAATTGCAACAATACCTCACTATTCAG TCAAGGCAGATACACTTGTGCAACACAGGGATGACTATGATGAAAACACAGGACTTTGAGAGAAACTCTGACCCTAAAGTGCCATCACTTGGCCAAATGAGTCTAGACCTTGAGCTGTCACtgaagaaaaaggaagatgGTTATGACACAGATGAGAAAAAGAATCATGGTTCCACAGGGAGTGCTTTTGGAGAACGTGATTTGATGATTGAATCGAGCAACAAGTGTAAAAAGGATGATTCGTGTGTTTTAACTCGATCTCCACCATGGTGGCTATCAtcagagggagatgatcacaaagAGATGATTACAACGGTTTGTATGAGGTGTCACATGTTGGTAATGTTGTGCAAGTCTTCCCCAGCTTGTCCTAATTGCAAATTCATGCACCCACCTGATCAGAACCCTTCAAAATTCTTGAAGAGGAAGAAGGTCCAGCCTCTCTTGTGCTAA